The bacterium genome segment GCCAAGGCGTCCGCCGCGACAAGCGCGGACCACTCGCCGAGCGAATGGCCAAAAACGCACACGGGATCGGGAAGGCCCGCGTCGCGCGCGGCGGCGTGCGCGGCGACGGAGACGGCGAGGATGGACGGCTGCTGATAGGCGGTCAGCGCGAGCGTCTCCGCGGGTCCGTCAAAGCAGAGCGCAAGCAGATCGAAATCCGCGGCGCGGGCGGCGTCATCGAGGACGCGCCGGGCGGCGGCGGATCGATCGTACAAGTCGCGGCCCATGCCGGGCGCCTGGCTGCCCTGGCCGGAAAAGAGAAAGGCCGCGCGCGGCACGGATCACTCTTCCGACTTCGTGACGACCTCTTTGCCCTTGTAGTGACCGCAGGAGGGGCAGACGCGATGCGACAGCATGTACTCCTGGCAGTTGGGGCAGGCGATCAGGTTCGGCGCCTTCAGGGCGTCATGCGCGGAGCGCGTTCCCCGGCGTCGCTTGCTGATCTTGCGCTTGGGGCGCGGCATGTTGGACTCCTTGTTCTTCGCGGGCCGCGCCGTCTATTTCGGGCAGCGGCAGGTTTCTCGATTCAGGTTCGCCCGGCAATTCGGGCAAAGGCCCCGGCAGTCGGGCCGGCACAAAAGAATATCCGGAAAATAGAGTCCCGTCTGCTCGATCGCCTCGCGCGACACATCGATGCGGTCGCCGGAATAATAACCGAGCTCGATGTCCTCGACCTTTTCTCCCCCGCGTTCGCGCTTCGGAATCAGAATCAGCCGCCACGGCAGCTCGATGGAAAGCTGCGTCTCGTCGCCGCAGCGCCCGCAAACGACGCGGCCCATCACGCGCGAGATGCCCGAAAGCGTGATCGTGCGATCGACGAGCTCCGCCTCGATCCACACATGCGCGTGCAGGCCGTCGCCAAGAACGTCGTCGCGCTCGCCGATCGCGTCGGCAAGCAGCGCGGCGGCGAGTTCGAACTCGTAGTCGCGGCGACCCCGGGCAAGTTCGGCGATCCGGATCAACATGGCAAATATCCCGCGCCCCAAAGCGCAAACGTGCGGCTCGTTAGCAGAAGGGCCGGTTCGGTGTCAAGAAGAACGCATCGGCCCGCGAATGAATCGCGTCCGGCGGAACACGGAGGACACGGAGAAGACACGGAGGACACAGGGGTTTCGCCAATGTCCATGAGGTCCATCCTGTCCATCAAGTCCGTCCGCCTTTTGGGCACGGGCACGGAACCCGTTAACATGCACATAATGGACATGATGGACCCAATGGACATGATGGACGGGATGGACACCAAAAACGCGCGACGGCCATGACAAAAAAAGGCGGCAAAGGCGGCGGCGCGCGCGGCGCAGGTGGCGGAGGGCGGCGCAGCAGCACGCACGACACGCGCAAGCGCTTTGGCGGTCCGCACGGAACGCACGGGCCCGACCACTACTTCGCCCGCGCGAAGGACGAGGGATACGCCGCGCGGTCTGTTTTCAAGCTCGAGGAAATCGACGGAAAACACCACCTGTTCCGCGCGGGGATGAGCGTCGTCGATCTCGGCTGCCATCCGGGCTCGTGGCTGCAATACATCGCCCGGGCCGTCGGCGGTTCGGGCCGGGCGATCGGGATCGACCTCGAAAAAACGCCGCCGGTCGGATCAAACGCGCAGACCTTCGCCGCGGATGTGCTCGCGATGGCCGACGCGCTCGATCCGCCCTCGCCCGATCCGCGCACGGCTCCCCGCGATTTCGGTGCCGCGAGCGTCGTCAGTGCCGCGAGCGACGTCAGTGCCGCGAGCGTCGTCAGTGCCGCGAGCGATAGCGAGCGGTCCGTAACGAACCCCCACAACGCAGACGTTTCCGTCGCCGATGCCCTCGCCGCGATCCGCGCGCGGCCTGTGGATGCCGTGGTTTCCGACATGGCACCGAAAACGACCGGCGACCGCGTCGTCGACGAGTCGCGGAGCCTCGCGCTGGCCGACGCGGCGCGTCGCATCGCGCGCGGGCTGCTGCCCAAAGGCGGCGTGTTTCTCGCGAAGGTATTTCACGGCCCGGACCTCGACGAATTTCTCGCGCGCGTGGAGCAGGATTTCGACGAGCCCGTGCTTGTCCGCCCGGATGCGACGCGGCGCGCGAGCCGCGAGATTTACGTGCTGGCGCGGAAGAAATGATATCCCCGCGCGGCGTTGACAATTCGCGGCGATTGTTGCGTGATTCCCGTTCCTTGCGCGGCCGCTTTGTCCCGCGCCGCCCGCTTTTCCGGAGTGCGCGTTGAGTCAGGTGCCGACG includes the following:
- the rpmF gene encoding 50S ribosomal protein L32; the protein is MPRPKRKISKRRRGTRSAHDALKAPNLIACPNCQEYMLSHRVCPSCGHYKGKEVVTKSEE
- a CDS encoding DUF177 domain-containing protein; this encodes MLIRIAELARGRRDYEFELAAALLADAIGERDDVLGDGLHAHVWIEAELVDRTITLSGISRVMGRVVCGRCGDETQLSIELPWRLILIPKRERGGEKVEDIELGYYSGDRIDVSREAIEQTGLYFPDILLCRPDCRGLCPNCRANLNRETCRCPK
- a CDS encoding RlmE family RNA methyltransferase — translated: MTKKGGKGGGARGAGGGGRRSSTHDTRKRFGGPHGTHGPDHYFARAKDEGYAARSVFKLEEIDGKHHLFRAGMSVVDLGCHPGSWLQYIARAVGGSGRAIGIDLEKTPPVGSNAQTFAADVLAMADALDPPSPDPRTAPRDFGAASVVSAASDVSAASVVSAASDSERSVTNPHNADVSVADALAAIRARPVDAVVSDMAPKTTGDRVVDESRSLALADAARRIARGLLPKGGVFLAKVFHGPDLDEFLARVEQDFDEPVLVRPDATRRASREIYVLARKK